In Pirellulales bacterium, the following are encoded in one genomic region:
- a CDS encoding isoprenylcysteine carboxylmethyltransferase family protein — MKRWLFLIYGVCCHLLFLGVFACMAAFVGNLLLPKTIDSPSALTAGAAVAVNLALAALFGLQHSIMARPGFKQAWTRFVPPPIERSTYVLVSCLVTILVMRHWQGIDAVVWKIEQPTLRTAAWALFAAGWLMVPVASLLINHFDLFGTRQVWLYFRGREYAALPFRAPLAYRHVRHPLYHGWTLAFWATPTMTAGHLLFAVTMTGYMWGAALLEERDLVRHFGAKYERYRKLVPMIIPRWKPAALEAVVPLAEEHFSTTASSTSTGSLAALTVSASGSPSSS, encoded by the coding sequence ATGAAACGTTGGTTGTTCCTGATCTACGGCGTCTGTTGCCACCTGTTGTTCTTGGGGGTCTTTGCCTGCATGGCCGCGTTCGTGGGGAATCTGCTCCTCCCCAAGACGATCGACTCCCCCAGCGCGCTCACTGCGGGCGCAGCCGTCGCCGTCAATCTGGCACTGGCGGCGCTGTTCGGGTTGCAGCACTCGATCATGGCGCGCCCGGGATTCAAGCAGGCGTGGACCCGGTTCGTCCCGCCGCCGATCGAGCGCAGCACCTACGTGCTCGTCTCCTGTCTCGTCACAATTCTGGTCATGCGACATTGGCAAGGGATCGATGCGGTCGTGTGGAAGATCGAGCAACCGACGCTGCGGACCGCGGCGTGGGCGCTCTTCGCCGCGGGTTGGCTGATGGTCCCCGTCGCCAGTCTGCTCATCAACCATTTCGATCTGTTCGGGACACGTCAGGTTTGGCTCTACTTCCGCGGGCGCGAGTACGCGGCCCTGCCGTTCCGGGCGCCGCTGGCGTATCGACACGTGCGGCACCCCCTGTACCACGGCTGGACGCTCGCCTTCTGGGCGACCCCGACCATGACAGCCGGCCACCTGCTGTTCGCCGTGACGATGACCGGCTACATGTGGGGCGCGGCGCTGCTCGAGGAACGTGACTTGGTGCGCCATTTCGGCGCCAAGTACGAGCGCTATCGCAAGCTCGTGCCGATGATCATTCCACGGTGGAAGCCAGCCGCACTGGAGGCGGTTGTTCCGCTGGCGGAGGAACATTTCTCTACGACGGCGTCATCGACTTCAACGGGATCGCTCGCGGCGTTGACCGTCTCGGCGTCCGGTTCGCCGTCATCGTCCTGA
- a CDS encoding DUF4339 domain-containing protein, with product MGVRFECPNGHKLNIKTDLIGKRGICPACQARFIVPAESGGRVEAVEAVAAITAGAGGSVSVSAEFASAPAATAPADAWYVRPASGGQFGPATTAVFEAWIAEGRVPGDSWVWRDGWPEWKPARDALAGFKQKSLTSAPPAATTVAPIRPARPAVPADPVVAIAAASVSPAATTHAPESPAATTHRAKIARRKRRNQQITITLALVVAVLMAILAIVLWR from the coding sequence ATGGGCGTCCGATTCGAGTGCCCCAACGGGCACAAGCTCAACATCAAGACCGACCTGATCGGCAAACGAGGGATTTGCCCCGCTTGCCAGGCCCGGTTCATCGTCCCGGCCGAGAGCGGGGGACGCGTCGAGGCCGTGGAGGCCGTCGCGGCGATCACCGCAGGCGCCGGCGGCAGCGTCAGCGTCTCGGCCGAATTCGCCTCGGCGCCTGCCGCAACCGCGCCAGCCGACGCTTGGTACGTGCGACCAGCGAGCGGGGGGCAGTTCGGCCCGGCAACGACTGCGGTGTTCGAAGCCTGGATCGCCGAGGGACGGGTTCCCGGCGACAGTTGGGTATGGCGCGACGGTTGGCCCGAGTGGAAACCGGCCCGCGACGCCCTCGCCGGGTTCAAGCAAAAGTCGTTGACATCCGCCCCCCCCGCCGCGACGACCGTGGCGCCGATTCGCCCCGCACGCCCGGCGGTCCCGGCCGACCCCGTCGTCGCGATCGCTGCCGCGTCCGTTTCGCCCGCCGCGACGACGCACGCCCCGGAAAGCCCGGCTGCAACGACTCACCGCGCAAAGATCGCCCGGCGCAAGCGCCGCAATCAGCAAATCACGATCACGCTGGCCCTGGTCGTCGCCGTGCTGATGGCAATCCTGGCGATCGTGCTGTGGCGGTAA
- a CDS encoding undecaprenyl-diphosphate phosphatase: MSLLEIVILAVLQGITEFLPVSSSGHLVVANALMERLGSQPVPDLLEVSITLHLGTLASVLAYYRKEILRLLSTDRRVIPLLVVGTIPAAALGVWLKKLAPPAVKEAVLESPLTAGLCFPITAALLWWAMKPRDGDQEYQQLSVTQSLGIGVLQAFALLPGISRSGSTIAGGIFAGMRRDAAATFAFLLAIPAILGAGALEGLEMYKKGGSGTEPLNLAVGFIVSMLIGLGALALLIRWVERGRIALFAYYLVPLGIAVVAWQLAK; this comes from the coding sequence ATGTCGCTGTTGGAAATCGTCATTCTCGCGGTGCTGCAAGGGATCACCGAATTTCTGCCCGTGAGCAGCTCGGGCCATCTGGTCGTCGCTAACGCGCTGATGGAGCGGCTCGGTTCCCAGCCTGTGCCGGACTTGCTTGAAGTGAGCATCACGCTTCACCTGGGGACGCTCGCCTCAGTCCTGGCGTATTACCGCAAGGAGATCCTGAGGCTCTTGTCGACCGATCGGCGGGTGATTCCGCTGTTGGTCGTGGGGACGATCCCCGCGGCGGCGCTGGGCGTGTGGCTCAAAAAGCTCGCCCCGCCGGCGGTTAAGGAGGCCGTGCTCGAAAGCCCGCTCACCGCGGGCCTCTGCTTTCCGATCACCGCGGCCCTGTTGTGGTGGGCCATGAAGCCCCGCGACGGAGATCAGGAGTACCAGCAACTGAGCGTGACGCAGTCGCTGGGGATCGGTGTGCTGCAAGCGTTTGCGCTGCTGCCGGGGATCTCGCGAAGCGGGTCGACGATCGCCGGCGGGATCTTCGCCGGAATGCGGCGCGACGCGGCGGCGACGTTCGCCTTTCTGTTGGCGATTCCCGCGATCCTCGGCGCCGGGGCGCTCGAAGGTTTGGAGATGTACAAGAAGGGGGGGTCGGGGACTGAGCCCCTCAATTTGGCAGTCGGGTTTATCGTATCGATGCTTATAGGGCTTGGGGCGTTGGCGCTCTTGATCCGCTGGGTTGAACGGGGGCGGATCGCGCTGTTTGCCTACTACCTCGTGCCGCTGGGAAT